From Harpia harpyja isolate bHarHar1 chromosome 21, bHarHar1 primary haplotype, whole genome shotgun sequence, one genomic window encodes:
- the VRK3 gene encoding inactive serine/threonine-protein kinase VRK3: MSGRGRRGRRRRGPAGAAAEQAGPAAAPEPEPEAACASPRWVSRFCPQCGRGVEPAFRFCPACGGRLPPPSLQEEETEQTPPAPPRASPARPSAPARPSCRSPRKARPGPAAPLPAESVLTDQGGRQWRLVRLLDQGGCGLMYEAQSASGTCPQKQRYSLKLDVKDGRIYNEQNFFQRAAKAGTVEKWKKWHSVPLLGIPNCVGFGLHADSYRSFLLPKVGEMFAQVNLKEGLIQVDCLTSVCCRVSKSDCLEYIHENEYVHGNITAENIYLNPADLTQVTLAGYCYAFRYCPGGKHVAQREGSRTPHEGTIEFISLDSHKGAGPSRRSDLESLGYCLLKWLSGFLPWSEELDKVETVVEKKEKYKGDVKCLLRLCFRQKRPIPDALQSYLQQVMALEYEEKPDYEGLRQLFKKPLEKMKASAYDSLDIKMVP; the protein is encoded by the exons ATGTcgggccgcgggcggcggggccgcaggcggcgggggccggcgggagcggcggcggagCAGGCGGGGCCTGCGGCTGCGCCCGAACCCGAACCCGAGGCGGCCTGCGCCTCCccgaggtg GGTGAGCCGGTTCTGCCCGCAGTGCGGGCGCGGCGTGGAGCCCGCCTTCCGCTTCTGCCCGGCCTGCGGCGGGAGGCTGCCCCCGCCGTCGCTGCAGGAGGAGGAGACGGAGCAgacgccgccggccccgccgcgggctTCCCCAGCCCGGCCCTCGGCCCCGGCGCGGCCCAGCTGCCGCTCGCCCCGCaaggcgcggcccggcccggcggcgccgcTCCCGGCGGAGTCGGTGCTGACCGACCAGGGCGGCAGGCAGTGGAGGCTGGTCCGGCTCCTGGACCAGGGCGGCTGCGGGCTGATGTACGAAG CGCAGTCAGCATCTGGAACCTGTCCTCAAAAGCAAAGATACTCCCTCAAACTT GATGTCAAAGATGGCAGGATCTACAATGAACAGAATTTCTTCCAGCGAGCTGCGAAGGCAGGCACAG TGGAGAAGTGGAAGAAGTGGCACTCTGTGCCATTGCTGGGAATCCCCAATTGCGTTGGCTTTGGACTGCATGCGGATAGCTACAG AAGTTTTCTCTTACCAAAAGTTGGGGAAATGTTTGCCCAGGTCAACCTGAAGGAGGGTCTAATCCAGGTGGATTGCTTGACGAGTGTCTGTTGCAGGGTTTCCAAATCAG ACTGCCTGGAGTACATTCATGAAAACGAGTATGTGCACGGGAACATCACAGCTGAGAACATCTATTTGAACCCAGCAGACCTCACACAG GTGACCCTAGCAGGCTATTGCTATGCATTCCGTTACTGCCCAGGAGGGAAGCATGTGGCTCAGCGCGAAGGCAGCAGGACCCCTCATGAAGGCACGATAGAGTTTATCAGTCTGGACAGCCACAAGGGAGCAG GACCATCTCGCCGGAGTGACTTGGAATCTCTGGGCTACTGTCTTCTGAAATGGCTCTCTGGCTTCTTGCCTTGGTCTGAGGAGCTGGACAAAGTAGAAACTGTggtggagaagaaggaaaa GTACAAAGGGGATGTGAAATGCCTTCTCCGACTGTGCTTCAGGCAGAAGAGACCCATTCCAG ATGCCCTGCAGAGCTACCTGCAGCAAGTAATGGCACTAGAGTATGAGGAGAAGCCTGACTATGAGGGCCTGCGGCAGCTCTTCAAGAAGCCACTGGAAAAGATGAAAGCTTCAGCTTATGACTCTCTGGATATCAAAATGGTGCCCTAA